A window of Streptomyces sp. NBC_01142 genomic DNA:
GGTCTTCGAGGGCGCCGTGCACGAACCGGATACGCTCGCCGAGCTTCTGGAGGAGTTCGACGAGGACATCGACGGGGACGGCGAGGAGCTGGGGTACGCGGCGGACGAGGCGTACGAGCAGCTGACCGGCGTGGTGGCGCCGGATCTGGGGATCACGGCGCAGTCGGCCGAGCCGGTGGGCACCCCGTTCGACTTCGACGACGACGCGGCGCTGGCGGAGCGGTTCCCCAGGCTCTGGGAGCGGTTCGGAGACCTCTCGCTCAGCGACTGACGCGGCGTCGGGACACGTACCCGAGCCGGCCGTCGGGGCACGTGTCGGGGCCGGCGTCGAGACACGTGTCGGGAGACACGTACCGGGCCGGCGTCGGCTCAGGTGTCGAGGCTGCGGCCCATCAGCACATCGTCGACGTACCGTCCGTCCAGGTAGAGCTCCCCCGGCAGGACGCCCTCGACGGCGAAGCCCTCCGACTCGTACAGCGAGCGCGCCGGCTGGTTGTGGTCCAGTACCCGCAGCGTCATCCGCACCGCGCCCTGGCGCCGCGCCTCGTCGAACGCCGCCCGCAGCAGGGCCCGCCCGATCCCGCGCCCGCGCGCCCGGTCGGCCACGGCGAAGCCCTGGATCTGCCGCACGTGCCGGTTGCAGGCGAGCGCAGTGGGCAGGGCCAGCCGGATGTACCCGACGAGCGTGCCGTCGGCGTCCTCGGCGACCAGGACTTCCTCGGGCCGGTTCTGCGCGTCGAAGACCGGGGCGTACGGCGGTTCCGGCCTGGGCTGTACGGAGTGCAGCAGCGACCAGGTGTCCCGGTCGAGCGCGCCGAGAGCCGCCTCGTCGGCGGGGCGTGCGGAGCGTATGTGTGACTCGGTCATGGTCGTCACTGTGCCATGCCGCCGCACGGGGCAGGATGGCTCCATGCAGCGATCCCGTATTGCCGTCACCGGCTCCACCGGCCTCATCGGTAAGGCACTTGTGCGCTCGCTCCGCACCGACGGTCATGAGGTGGTGCGGCTGGTGCGCCATCCGGCCCGGGCGGGGGACGAGGTGGAGTGGGACCCGCAGCGGCAGTATGTCGACGTGGCGGGTCTGGTCGGCTGCGACGCCGTCGTGCATCTCGCCGGGGCCGGAATCGGCGACCACCGCTGGACGGACGCGTACCGCAAGGAGATCCGGGACAGCCGGGTGCTGGGTACGGCGGCGATCGCGGACGCCGTCGCCGGCCTGGACGTACCGCCGCGGGTGCTGATCAGCGGGAGCGCGGTCGGCTACTACGGCGACGCCGGGGACAGGGTGCTGGACGAGAACGCGCCGCCCGGGGACGGATTCCTGCCGAAGGTGTGCGTGGAGTGGGAGGAGGCGGCGGCCGCGGCCCAGGAAGCGGGCGTACGGACGGTCTTCGCCCGTACCGGTCTCGTGGTGGCGCGCGAGGGGGGCGCGTGGGGCCGGATGTTCCCGCTGTTCAGGACGGGGCTCGGCGGGCGTCTCGGCAACGGCCGGCAGTACTGGAGCTTCATCTCGCTGCACGACCAGATCGCGGCACTGCGGCACATCATCGACACCCCGTCGCTGTCGGGACCGGTGAATCTGACCGCGCCGGAGCCGGTGACCAACCGTGAGGTCACGGCGGCGATGGGCCGGGTGCTGCACCGGCCCGCGAGGTTCGCGGTCCCCGCGCCCGCGCTGCGTATCGCACTGGGCGGGATGGCGGCGGACATCCTCAGCAGTCAGCGGGCACGGCCGGTCAAACTGCTCGATTCGGGCTTCTCGTTCGCGTTCCCGACCATCGACGAGGCGATCAGGGCAGCACTGCGGTAGCGGGGCCGCGCGGCCCCCATGGGCCCCGACATGCGCCCGGCCACATGCCCGGTCATGTGCCCGGTCGTGTGCCCGGTCGTGTGCGCCCCCGGCGCACCGTTGCTCCGCGGCATGCGCGAGGGGCGGCACGGTCACGTCTCCCTACTCTCGATCGGAACTCGGGCATTCCGGGGGCCTGTTGGGGGCATGAGCCCTCCACCAGCCGCGCCGACCTCGGGGAGGGGCACGTGCTCAGCACCGCTCACTGTGCGGATGTCGTCATCGTCGGGGCCGGAATCGCCGGACTCTCGGCCGCTCATCAACTGACCAGCGCCGGCCTGTCGGTCAGCGTTCTGGAGGCCGCCCCCGAGGTGGGCGGCCGAATGGCCACCGAGCAGATCGACGGTTTCCGGCTCGACCGGATCGGCCAGTTGCTCAATACCTCGTATCCCGAGCTGCACCGTACGGCCGGGCTCGAGGACATCGACCTGCGGTCCTTCTCGCCCGGCGTGCTCGTGCACAGCGGCGGGCGGCTCCAGCGGACCGGCGAAGTGGTCCGGCGGACGGGCGAGACGGGGAGCGCACGGGGCGCATTCACCGTTGCGCGCGCCCTGGCGAGCGCCCCCCGTCCACTCGACCAGGCACGCCTCGGGGCCACGCTCGCGCGCCTCGCGGCCACGCCGGTGGAGCGACTGCTGGCCCGCCCGGAGCGGCCCTTGGCGGGCTCCCTCTGCGGGCGCGGCCTCCCGGCCCGTACGGTCCACGGCTTCCTGCGTCCGCTGCTGTCCTCGCTGCTCTGCGACCCGGCGCTCACCACGTCCAGCCGGTGCGCCGATCTCGCGCTGCGCGGCTTCGCGCGCGGCCGGCTGTGCGTACCGGCGGGCGGCGCGGCGGCGTTGCCGGAGCGACTGGCGGCCGCGCTGCCGCCGGGCACCGTACGCACGGGCGTACACGTCACGGACGCGTCCATCAACCGTGTCACCACCGAGGAGCACGGCGAGCTCGGCTGCCGCTCCGTGGTGGTGGCAACCGGCGCCCGCGCGGCCGCCGAACTGCTGCCGGGCCTGCGGGTGCCGCCGTTCCACCCGGTGACGGTCCTTCACCACACGGCGCCCGAGCCCCCGCTGGCCGACCCGGCGCTCGTGCTGGACGCGGACCGCGGCGGCCCGGTCGCGCACAGCGCGGTGATGAGCAAGGTCGACCCCTCGCGCGCCCCCGGCGGCCGCGTACTGATCTCCTCGACCGTGCTGGGCGTCCCGCCGGACGATCTGGACCGCCGTGTCCGCAAGCACCTGGCCACGCTGTACGGCACCGCCACCGAGGAGTGGGAACTGCTCGCCGTCCACCACGCCCCGGAGGCGGTTCCCGCGATGCCGCCACCGCACGACCTGCGCCGCCCGGTGCGCCTGCTGGCCGGCCTCTACGTGTGCGGTGACCACCGCGACACCAGTACGGTCCAGGGCGCGCTGTTCTCGGGCCGCAGGGCGGCGGACGCGATCCTGCGCGACTTCGGCCTCCAGACGGGGTACGAGACACCTTCGCTCTCGGCGGTGGCCTGACAACCGGTACGCATCAGCCCGTTCCGGCGATTGAAGGCCAGGGCCCCCATCCGCCCGGGCGGTACGCATCAGCCCGTCCGGGCGACTGAGGACCCGGGGGTCCCTTCTACGCCCGGGCGGTACGCATCAGCCCGTCCGGCGATTGAGGACCGGGGGTCCCCCCACGCCCGCCAGGGCGTAGGGGGACGGGGGTCCTGGCAGGCCCGGGTCCGGGCGGGACGGAGGTCCTGACAGAGCCCCGAGGTCGGGACGCGGCGGAGGTCCTGGCAGAGCCCCGGGGTCCTGGGGTGAGGCCCCACGTTCAGCCCAGCGCGGCGACCCGGTCGCGATAGTTCCGTACGGCCACCGCATCCCGGTACGGCTCAAGCCTTCGTTCGAATTCGCGTACGTACTCCACCGCACGCGCCGACCGCATCTCCGACGCCTGCAGCGCCGCCTCCGCCCCCAGCGCGCACGCCTGGTCCAGCTCCCCCAGACCCAGCCGGGCGGTGGCCAGCACCACCCGGCAGAAGAGCCGGCTGCGGGCGAACGCCGGGGAGCGCAGCTGGAGCGAGCGCTCCGCATGCTGCACCGCGGACCGGTACTGCTGCAGATCCCGGTGGCAGTGCCCGAACTCGTCCGCGAGCTGCGCCTCGTCGAAGAAGCGCGCCCAGTGCGGCACGTCGTCCCCCGGCCGCGCCGTCTCCAGCGCCCGCTCGGCCCGTACGAGCGAGGCGGTGCACGCCCGCACCTCGCCCAGCACTCCGTGCCCGCGCGCCTCGACGGAGTGCAGCAGCGCCTGCACCACGGGCGGGGCCGAGGAACCCACCCCCTGCTGGGCCACCCGCGTCAGCTGCACCGCCTCCCGGCCGTGCCCCAGATAGACGGCCTGCCGGCTCATGGTCACCAGCACATAGGAGCCGTACGCCCGGTCCCCGGCCGCCTGGGCGAGCCTCAGCGCCTGCACGAAGTACCGCTGGGCGAGCCCGTGCGCCGCGATGTCGTACGACGTCCAGCCGGCCAGCCGGGTCAGGTCCGCGGCCGCCGCGAAGAGCCGCCGTCCGGTCACCTCCCCGTAGGTGCCGCGGAGCATGGGCTCGGCCTCGTGCTCGAGATAGCGCACCAGGGCCTGCCTGGCGTGCCCGCCGCCGTACGCATGGTCGATGGTGCGGAACAGTTCGCCGACGGAGCGCAGCGCCGCGATGTCGCCGCTGGAGACCCTCTGACCGGGCCCTCGGTCGGTCCCCCGCTGCCGGGGGACGGAAATTCTGCCCCGGACGGGGATGCGGGCGACGGCGGCCCCGTTCTGCGCCGGCTCACCCCGGCTCACCCGCTCGTCGGCCCGTCCGATCAGCCAGTCCCGGCTGGGCACCACCAGTCCGGCCGGGGTGAACGCGATCTTGCGCAGCTCCGCATGGCTGCCGGAGTCCTTGCGCCACAGCCCGCCGACGATGTCCACGGCCTCCTCGGGCGTGGCCGCGAATTCCAGACCGGCGTAGACGGGTGCACAGGCGTCGAGCCCCAGATCCTGCGCGGAGAGCCGGCGCCCCAGCCGCCGGGTGAAGACCTCGGCGATCAGCGCCGGGGTCGTGCCGCGTGGCTGCTGACCCCGCAGCCAGCGGGTCACCGAGGTCTTGTCGTACCGCAGGTCGAGCCCGTGCTCGAGGCCGAGCTGGTCGACTCGGCGGGCCAGGCCTGCGTTGGAGAATCCGGCTTCTGCGATGAGCGCGGCGAGCTGTCGGTTGGGAATGCGCTGTGGGGGTCGTTCCGTCATCAGCTGTGCGGTCTCCTGCCTTCCGGGCCGGGAGCAGCCCTTCATGGAACGGCGCGAATTTAGCGGCCCCGCCTGCGCGGACCGCGGCCTTCGCCCCACATTCATCCGATCGTGTGAGGATTGGGTCGCCGCTGACGGGCACCATCCGCCGGGTACTGCCCAGTACCCTCTCGGCCGCCGATTCGCGTACGGCCGTACGGCCGTACAGTGGCGTGGGTGCGTCAAGTGCAGGATGAAAGTTCTAGGGAGGCACAGACCGTGAGTGAGCTGCGGTTCGTCCAACTGGGCTTCGGCGAGGAAGCCGTCGAGTACCAGGAGGCGTGGCAGAAGCAGCGCGAGGTCCACGCGGCCCGGTTCGCGGACGAGATTCCGGACACCTGCCTGCTGCTGGAGCATCCGCCCGTCTATACGGCAGGACGGCGTACGCAGGACAGCGAACGCCCCCTCGACGGCACGCCTGTCGTCGATGTGGACCGCGGCGGCAAGATCACCTGGCACGGCCCCGGCCAGCTGGTGGGCTACCCGATCGTGAAGCTGCCGCGCCCGGTGGACGTCGTCGCGCATGTGCGCCGTCTCGAGGACGCACTGATCCTCACGGCCGCGGAGTTCGGCCTTCGGACCACCCGGGTCGAGGGACGCAGCGGTGTGTGGGTGCTGGGCGACCCGGTCGAGGAGCGTCCGGCGATCGGCGGGCTCGCGCTCGACTTCGACCCGCGACTGGACGACGAGGAGTTCGACCCGCGGCTCAACGGCCCGGAGTACGCCCCGTCCAACGCGGGCCAGCGCCGCGAGGACCGCAAGCTCGCCGCCATCGGCATCCGTATCGCCAAGGGTGTCTCGATGCACGGCTTCGCTCTCAATGTGAACCCGGACAACACCTGGTTCGACCGGATCGTGCCGTGCGGGATCCGGGACGCGGGCGTGACCTCGCTCTCGTACGAACTGGGCCGCGAGATCACCATCGCCGAGGTGCTCCCCGTCATCGAGAAGCATCTGCGGGAGATCCTGGACAACGCCGACCTGCGGCCACGCGTCGTCGAGGCAGCCGTCTGACGGCTGCCGGACGGCCCTGGGGGGAATGCGCCCCTCTGGCCATGGGTTGGCCAGACGTAAGGCCACGGAAATAGCGGGCGTACCCTGGTGGGCGCCGCAGAATCGAATGCCGCGATAGCAGAAAGGGGCGCCGACGTGTCCGCTGTCGCACCCGACGGACGCAAGATGCTGCGCCTGGAGGTCCGGAACAGCCAGACCCCCATCGAGCGCAAGCCCGAGTGGATCAAGACCCGGGCGAAGATGGGTCCCGAGTACACCCAGATGCAGAAACTCGTGAAGAGCGAGGGTCTGCACACCGTGTGCCAGGAGGCCGGCTGTCCGAACATCTACGAATGCTGGGAGGACCGCGAGGCGACCTTCCTCATCGGCGGTGACCAGTGCACCCGGCGCTGCGACTTCTGCCAGATCGACACGGGCAAGCCGCAGGCCCTGGACCGTGACGAGCCGCGCCGCGTGGGCGAGTCCGTCGTCACGATGGACCTGAACTACGCCACCATCACCGGCGTCGCGCGCGACGACCTGGAGGACGGCGGCGCCTGGCTGTACGCGGAGACCGTGCGCCAGATCCACACGATGACGGCGGAGCGCGAGGCCGGCCGCACCAAGGTCGAGCTCCTGATCCCCGACTTCAACGCGGTGCCCGAGCAGCTGGCCGAGGTCTTCTCCTCGCGCCCCGAGGTGCTTGCGCACAACGTCGAGACGGTGCCGCGGATCTTCAAGCGGATCCGCCCCGGCTTCCGGTACGAGCGCTCGCTCGAGGTCATCACGCGCGCCCGCGAGGCAGGCCTGGTCACCAAGTCGAACCTCATCCTGGGCATGGGCGAGGAGCGGGAAGAGGTCAGCGAGGCGCTGCAGCATCTGTACGACGCAGGTTGCGAGCTCATCACGATCACGCAGTATCTGCGCCCTTCCGTACGCCACCACCCGGTCGAGCGCTGGGTGAAGCCGCACGAGTTCGTGGAGCTGAAGGACGAGGCCGAGGAGATCGGCTTCTCCGGTGTGATGTCGGGTCCCCTGGTCCGTTCCTCGTACCGCGCGGGCCGGCTCTTCCAGCAGGCGATGGAGCGACGGGGCATCTCCGTGGCCACCTCGCAGACTGTGTGAATTCACGCACAAGCAACTACCGCCGAGTAACGGCGCATTGACGCGGTCCGTGCCCTCCCCGCAGGTCGGGGCGGCGTACGGGCCGCGTCAACGTTTTGGCGCAGGGCAGAAAGGTTTCATCAGCGTTTGACCGCTCGGTCATGCCCTGGTAACACCAATCAGTGACGCTAGCTTTACGCACAGCACACATCCGCACTCCCGCGCTCGCTCCGCGTACCGCTGTCCGCACCACCGCGTACCACCCCGCACGCCCCGCACGCCCCGCAGAATCCACGCACCGCCCCGCACCGCGTCCGCTCATCGCCGTAGCTCACCCCGACCCCGAGGGGGACCTCCACCATGCAGGCCGCGCCGGTTCGTCCCGTTAGCGCCACCGCCATCCCGTCCGTCACCGACGCGCTGCGCGCCATGGAGGCGCTGCTCCTGGGCGGCGGACAGCGCACCGCCCGCCGGAACGCGTGGACGGCGGTCCTCGAAGACCGGCGCCGGGCCAAGGACCGGGTCGAGGCGCAGCATGTACTGGAGGCCGTGGCGGGCCGCACCTCCTAGGCCACGTAAACTTCCAGTTATGGCGAGGAAGTCAAACTCAGACAGCACTGACGCTGGTGCGAACCCCGGGCGACTGAAGCAGATCGCCCTGACGTACAAGATGACCCGAAAGGCCGATTCCAAGATCGGTCTTGTCCTCGCGGCTGTGGGAATCGTCACCTTCGGTGTCCTCCTCGCGATCGGCTTCTTGATCGGCCACCCCATTTATCTGGGCATCCTTGGCTTCCTGCTGGCCTTCCTCGCGATGGCGATCGTCTTCGGACGCCGCGCCGAGCGGGCGGCCTTCGGGCAGATGGAGGGGCAGCCGGGCGCAGCGGCCGCCGTGCTGCAGAACGTGGGGCGCGGCTGGAGCACGACCCCGGCAGTGGCGATGAACCGCAGCCAGGACGTGGTG
This region includes:
- a CDS encoding DUF4240 domain-containing protein, which produces MDETEFWEIIDSTRAAAEGDPEDHAELLVERLLQLDPDSVLDFARHFESRYNRAYTWDLWGAAAVLLAGASDDAFDYFRCWLIGQGREVFEGAVHEPDTLAELLEEFDEDIDGDGEELGYAADEAYEQLTGVVAPDLGITAQSAEPVGTPFDFDDDAALAERFPRLWERFGDLSLSD
- a CDS encoding GNAT family N-acetyltransferase, with product MTESHIRSARPADEAALGALDRDTWSLLHSVQPRPEPPYAPVFDAQNRPEEVLVAEDADGTLVGYIRLALPTALACNRHVRQIQGFAVADRARGRGIGRALLRAAFDEARRQGAVRMTLRVLDHNQPARSLYESEGFAVEGVLPGELYLDGRYVDDVLMGRSLDT
- a CDS encoding TIGR01777 family oxidoreductase, which gives rise to MQRSRIAVTGSTGLIGKALVRSLRTDGHEVVRLVRHPARAGDEVEWDPQRQYVDVAGLVGCDAVVHLAGAGIGDHRWTDAYRKEIRDSRVLGTAAIADAVAGLDVPPRVLISGSAVGYYGDAGDRVLDENAPPGDGFLPKVCVEWEEAAAAAQEAGVRTVFARTGLVVAREGGAWGRMFPLFRTGLGGRLGNGRQYWSFISLHDQIAALRHIIDTPSLSGPVNLTAPEPVTNREVTAAMGRVLHRPARFAVPAPALRIALGGMAADILSSQRARPVKLLDSGFSFAFPTIDEAIRAALR
- a CDS encoding NAD(P)/FAD-dependent oxidoreductase, which produces MLSTAHCADVVIVGAGIAGLSAAHQLTSAGLSVSVLEAAPEVGGRMATEQIDGFRLDRIGQLLNTSYPELHRTAGLEDIDLRSFSPGVLVHSGGRLQRTGEVVRRTGETGSARGAFTVARALASAPRPLDQARLGATLARLAATPVERLLARPERPLAGSLCGRGLPARTVHGFLRPLLSSLLCDPALTTSSRCADLALRGFARGRLCVPAGGAAALPERLAAALPPGTVRTGVHVTDASINRVTTEEHGELGCRSVVVATGARAAAELLPGLRVPPFHPVTVLHHTAPEPPLADPALVLDADRGGPVAHSAVMSKVDPSRAPGGRVLISSTVLGVPPDDLDRRVRKHLATLYGTATEEWELLAVHHAPEAVPAMPPPHDLRRPVRLLAGLYVCGDHRDTSTVQGALFSGRRAADAILRDFGLQTGYETPSLSAVA
- a CDS encoding regulator, translated to MTERPPQRIPNRQLAALIAEAGFSNAGLARRVDQLGLEHGLDLRYDKTSVTRWLRGQQPRGTTPALIAEVFTRRLGRRLSAQDLGLDACAPVYAGLEFAATPEEAVDIVGGLWRKDSGSHAELRKIAFTPAGLVVPSRDWLIGRADERVSRGEPAQNGAAVARIPVRGRISVPRQRGTDRGPGQRVSSGDIAALRSVGELFRTIDHAYGGGHARQALVRYLEHEAEPMLRGTYGEVTGRRLFAAAADLTRLAGWTSYDIAAHGLAQRYFVQALRLAQAAGDRAYGSYVLVTMSRQAVYLGHGREAVQLTRVAQQGVGSSAPPVVQALLHSVEARGHGVLGEVRACTASLVRAERALETARPGDDVPHWARFFDEAQLADEFGHCHRDLQQYRSAVQHAERSLQLRSPAFARSRLFCRVVLATARLGLGELDQACALGAEAALQASEMRSARAVEYVREFERRLEPYRDAVAVRNYRDRVAALG
- the lipB gene encoding lipoyl(octanoyl) transferase LipB translates to MSELRFVQLGFGEEAVEYQEAWQKQREVHAARFADEIPDTCLLLEHPPVYTAGRRTQDSERPLDGTPVVDVDRGGKITWHGPGQLVGYPIVKLPRPVDVVAHVRRLEDALILTAAEFGLRTTRVEGRSGVWVLGDPVEERPAIGGLALDFDPRLDDEEFDPRLNGPEYAPSNAGQRREDRKLAAIGIRIAKGVSMHGFALNVNPDNTWFDRIVPCGIRDAGVTSLSYELGREITIAEVLPVIEKHLREILDNADLRPRVVEAAV
- the lipA gene encoding lipoyl synthase, with protein sequence MSAVAPDGRKMLRLEVRNSQTPIERKPEWIKTRAKMGPEYTQMQKLVKSEGLHTVCQEAGCPNIYECWEDREATFLIGGDQCTRRCDFCQIDTGKPQALDRDEPRRVGESVVTMDLNYATITGVARDDLEDGGAWLYAETVRQIHTMTAEREAGRTKVELLIPDFNAVPEQLAEVFSSRPEVLAHNVETVPRIFKRIRPGFRYERSLEVITRAREAGLVTKSNLILGMGEEREEVSEALQHLYDAGCELITITQYLRPSVRHHPVERWVKPHEFVELKDEAEEIGFSGVMSGPLVRSSYRAGRLFQQAMERRGISVATSQTV
- a CDS encoding DUF4191 domain-containing protein, producing MARKSNSDSTDAGANPGRLKQIALTYKMTRKADSKIGLVLAAVGIVTFGVLLAIGFLIGHPIYLGILGFLLAFLAMAIVFGRRAERAAFGQMEGQPGAAAAVLQNVGRGWSTTPAVAMNRSQDVVHRAVGRAGIVLVAEGNPNRLKTLLAAEKKKMARIVVDVPVHDIIVGTGEGQVPLKKVRTTMLKLPRVLTGPQVTAANDRLRAMGDLMSNMPLPKGPMPKGMRMPRGGKMR